One window of bacterium genomic DNA carries:
- the leuS gene encoding leucine--tRNA ligase has protein sequence MSSQADQSAPASRYDFAALEAKWRPYWDELGLYQTGNDPAKPKKYVLDFFPYPSGEGLSVGHCRNYVPTDVISRYFRMRHFNVLHPIGWDAFGLPAENAAIKLKTNPARLIAKYSANYKRQMNLIAASYDWDREINSSSPEYYRWTQWIFLLLYNSWYDRRRDQARPIAELEAELERHGTQEMMLPAEVPALTGTQWRAMPLTERRRYLSNFRLAYRAASAVNWDPVEKTVLANEEVIDGRGWRSGALVERKNLQQWFFRITAYAERLLADLDTIDWPESIKAMQRNWIGRSEGAEVTFKTAAGDLVIFTTRPDTLWGATFMVLAPEHPFVSQLTTAVQRSQVTAYVAAAKEQSEQTRTAETRDKTGVFTGSYALNPVNQEQIPIWIADYVLLEYGTGAIMAVPAHDQRDFEFARKFDLPIRVVIEPAGQTLRPEDMTAAWPHEGVMVNSAHFDGTPANEAVSKVIVWLEQTGKGSGRVLYKMRDWLISRQRYWGTPIPIVHTEAFGEVPVAPENLPVVLPEVPNYEPTETGESPLAAITSFVNVTLPDGTSGKRETDTMGTFACSSWYFLRFASPREDQAPFEPQAVNYWLPIDLYVGGAEHAVMHLLYSRFWTKVLYDRGLVPFVEPFKKLRNQGMLLSYDNQKMSKSRGNVITPDAVAAVHGVDALRVYILFMGPFEAETKWEEAGVKGASRFLQRFWTLARELATATFVEPSGEREREFRRTLHATIKRVTHDLEDFAFNTAIAGLMELLNFFYDCRRDQTVVGVTPGLWREGLEVFTRLLSPIAPFLAEEVWQEMLGHRGECVQRLPWLEYDEAALAVDEITVVIQVNGKLRGQLTVPVAIDEERLKQAALASAQIKKFVEGKAIKKVIVVPRKLVNIVVG, from the coding sequence ATGAGCAGTCAAGCAGACCAAAGTGCCCCGGCCTCGCGCTATGATTTCGCAGCCCTGGAGGCGAAATGGCGGCCCTACTGGGATGAGTTGGGCTTGTATCAAACCGGCAACGATCCCGCCAAACCCAAAAAATATGTTCTGGACTTCTTCCCCTATCCTTCGGGTGAAGGCCTGTCCGTCGGCCACTGCCGCAACTATGTGCCGACCGACGTCATCTCACGTTACTTCCGCATGCGCCACTTCAACGTGCTGCATCCCATCGGCTGGGATGCCTTCGGCCTGCCCGCGGAAAATGCCGCCATCAAACTCAAAACCAATCCCGCCAGGCTCATTGCCAAATACTCCGCGAATTACAAGCGCCAGATGAATTTGATCGCGGCGAGCTATGATTGGGACCGTGAGATCAATTCGAGTTCGCCGGAGTACTACCGCTGGACGCAATGGATTTTCCTGTTGCTTTACAATTCCTGGTATGACCGCCGCCGCGATCAGGCGCGGCCGATCGCCGAATTGGAGGCGGAACTGGAGCGCCACGGCACTCAGGAGATGATGCTGCCTGCCGAAGTGCCGGCGCTCACCGGCACGCAATGGCGGGCAATGCCCCTCACGGAGCGGCGGCGCTATTTGAGCAATTTCCGCCTGGCTTATCGGGCGGCTTCCGCGGTGAATTGGGATCCGGTCGAGAAAACCGTGCTGGCGAATGAAGAAGTGATCGACGGCCGGGGCTGGCGCAGCGGCGCGCTGGTCGAGCGCAAAAACCTGCAGCAATGGTTCTTCCGCATCACGGCCTATGCCGAGCGCCTGCTCGCCGATCTCGACACCATCGACTGGCCGGAGAGTATCAAAGCAATGCAGCGCAATTGGATCGGCCGCAGCGAAGGCGCCGAGGTCACGTTCAAAACCGCGGCCGGCGATCTTGTCATCTTCACCACCCGGCCAGATACCTTGTGGGGCGCGACCTTCATGGTGTTGGCGCCCGAGCATCCTTTCGTTTCGCAATTGACCACTGCAGTGCAACGCTCGCAAGTCACCGCCTACGTCGCCGCCGCCAAAGAGCAGAGCGAGCAAACCCGTACCGCGGAGACGCGCGACAAAACCGGCGTGTTCACCGGCAGCTATGCTCTCAATCCCGTCAATCAGGAGCAGATTCCAATTTGGATCGCGGACTATGTGTTGCTGGAGTATGGCACCGGCGCCATCATGGCCGTGCCGGCGCACGATCAGCGCGACTTCGAGTTTGCTCGCAAGTTCGATCTGCCGATTCGCGTCGTCATCGAGCCGGCCGGCCAAACGCTGCGCCCGGAAGACATGACCGCGGCCTGGCCGCACGAAGGCGTCATGGTCAACTCGGCGCACTTCGACGGCACGCCTGCCAACGAAGCGGTGAGTAAAGTTATCGTCTGGTTGGAGCAGACCGGCAAAGGCTCAGGCCGTGTGCTCTACAAGATGCGCGACTGGCTCATCAGCCGGCAGCGCTACTGGGGCACGCCCATTCCGATCGTGCATACCGAGGCGTTCGGTGAAGTGCCGGTGGCGCCGGAAAACCTGCCGGTGGTGCTGCCCGAAGTGCCCAACTACGAACCGACCGAAACCGGTGAATCACCGCTGGCGGCAATCACCAGCTTTGTCAACGTCACGTTACCGGACGGCACGTCCGGCAAACGTGAAACCGACACCATGGGCACGTTTGCCTGCTCGTCGTGGTACTTCCTGCGCTTTGCCAGTCCGCGCGAAGACCAAGCGCCGTTCGAGCCGCAGGCGGTGAACTATTGGCTGCCGATTGATTTGTATGTCGGCGGCGCCGAGCATGCCGTGATGCATTTGCTCTATTCACGCTTTTGGACCAAGGTCTTGTATGATCGCGGCCTGGTTCCCTTCGTCGAGCCGTTCAAAAAGTTGCGCAATCAGGGCATGCTGCTTTCCTATGACAATCAGAAAATGTCGAAATCGCGCGGCAATGTGATCACACCCGATGCCGTTGCGGCGGTGCATGGCGTCGATGCCCTGCGGGTTTACATCCTGTTCATGGGGCCGTTCGAAGCGGAAACGAAATGGGAGGAAGCAGGCGTCAAAGGTGCCAGCCGTTTTCTGCAACGTTTTTGGACGCTGGCACGCGAACTGGCAACTGCCACGTTTGTTGAGCCCTCGGGCGAGCGGGAACGCGAGTTTCGCCGCACGTTGCACGCGACCATCAAGCGGGTGACGCATGATCTGGAAGATTTCGCCTTCAACACCGCCATCGCCGGGCTGATGGAACTGTTGAATTTCTTCTATGACTGCCGGCGCGATCAAACCGTGGTGGGCGTGACGCCCGGCCTGTGGCGGGAAGGCCTGGAAGTCTTCACGCGTTTGTTGTCACCCATCGCGCCGTTCCTCGCCGAGGAAGTCTGGCAGGAGATGCTGGGCCATCGGGGCGAGTGCGTGCAGCGGCTGCCCTGGCTGGAATACGACGAAGCCGCGCTCGCGGTCGATGAGATCACCGTGGTCATTCAAGTGAATGGCAAGCTGCGCGGCCAGCTCACTGTGCCCGTCGCTATCGATGAGGAACGGCTGAAACAAGCCGCGCTGGCAAGCGCGCAAATCAAGAAGTTCGTGGAGGGCAAGGCAATCAAAAAAGTGATTGTCGTTCCCCGGAAGCTGGTCAATATCGTGGTGGGATAA
- a CDS encoding PTS sugar transporter subunit IIA: MNLTRYLSTDLIKLEMEPPLPPPEEPAANLEKFRQQQKEKILAELVDLLERSGKVTNKRKLLTDLINRERRATTAIGRGLAVPHVRTSNIRDLTIAIARSVEGLDFDAADGELTHIFFVVVTPGHEDENLYLKIYKHLAEISTFYNAIEQLMAVEDPGEMIRLLRQWE; this comes from the coding sequence ACCCGCTACCTGTCGACGGATTTGATCAAGCTGGAGATGGAGCCGCCGCTGCCGCCGCCGGAAGAGCCGGCCGCCAACCTCGAAAAATTCCGGCAGCAACAAAAAGAGAAAATTCTCGCTGAGCTGGTCGATTTGCTCGAGCGCTCCGGCAAGGTGACCAACAAACGCAAGCTGCTCACCGATTTGATCAACCGCGAACGCCGCGCCACCACGGCCATTGGCCGCGGCCTGGCAGTGCCGCATGTGCGCACCAGCAACATCCGCGATTTGACCATCGCTATCGCGCGTTCCGTCGAAGGCCTGGACTTCGATGCCGCCGACGGTGAACTGACCCACATCTTCTTCGTGGTGGTCACGCCCGGACACGAAGACGAGAACTTGTATTTGAAAATCTACAAGCACCTCGCCGAGATCAGCACTTTTTACAATGCCATCGAGCAATTGATGGCAGTGGAAGATCCGGGCGAGATGATTCGCCTCTTGCGGCAATGGGAGTGA